In Meleagris gallopavo isolate NT-WF06-2002-E0010 breed Aviagen turkey brand Nicholas breeding stock chromosome 6, Turkey_5.1, whole genome shotgun sequence, the genomic stretch CTTACCGTGTCTTTTCCATCTGTGCCCTCGGATAGACATGCTAGTCACAGCATTTCTTGATATCCTGGATGAAGTAGGTGTAATTTCAACCTGAATGCATTTTGTACCTTCTTTACTAGACTTCATGGCACCCTGAGGCAGTGAAGCTTTTATTGCATTAGCAACCTAGAGCAaggaaaaatgcagttaaagcttgtatcaggaatggtgtggtgagcaggactagggaagtcatcctgcccctgtactcggcactaGTGAGGCCTCATCTCGAGTACTAggctcagttttgggcacctcaatacaaaaaggacattgaggtgctggagcaggtccaaagaaggacaacaaggcttggagaatatgccctacaaaGAGCAACTGAAGGTACTGGGGCTCTTTAGTCTGAggcagagaaggctgaggggaaacctcactgttttcttccaatatctgaaagatgctggtctcttctcactggtgacaggacaagaggaaatggccacaaattgtgtcaggggaggtttaggccggatatcaggaaaaaaagtctttacagaaagggttgttcAGCACTgcaataggctccccagggaggtggttgagtcaccgttcctggatgtgtttaaaaatggtGGTGCTCAGATTGGATGTGGTGCTCAcggacatgatttagcagaaggttgttagagttagggcaGTATGGTTACGTTGGGGTTGGACTTaattatctttaaggtcttttcccacctgagctattctacaattctatgaagtTTTTAACATGAAGGttgaaatttcagaaaataattatgtCACAGGATCGCTAGTAGTCTATAAAGGTTATTGCATACAACTCCAATTTAAGGTCAAGCAAGCACATTAGCATTTTGCACAAGTTATAAAGAATACGTGGTGCAATTAGCTTTTagaattaatttgtatttaaaatctGTCACTATTTAAAGCAGTCTTCAGTTATGACTAAATGACTATTACTTAATATTAACTCCAGAGTGCTTCTCCACTATCATTATGCTTTCAAGTCTTAGAAATGTTCTACTGTAAACCACTTATTCACTTGGGAGAATGATAAAATAACTAAGTACACTGaaaatgtgtgtatatatcCTTACAGATCTAGCTACTCAAACAAGCAAGACACATAGACCTCACGAGATTTAGGTTCCTCATGTGATGTTCACAGAAAGCATTTACTGAACTAAAAACTCTACTTAAAAAATGTTGGACTACATTACCTACCAGCAGAGGTTCTGGATACAGTTCCAGTTGTGCTCTATACAAAATGTCATCCATAGCTTTACGAGCCAGATCCCATTCTCCATTATAACTGCAAAGTTAAACATATACTTAAAAGTAAGCACCTGTATCAATGGATGAACTTTCCTGGTCATGACTTTCAAGAAATTAGTGTCCCTTGGGAGCTCACCTGAAAGTTAAACTACTTGTGCTTATTATCAGTAAGCCTGCTACTTAaaaattttgttctgaattaGCGCATATGGAGGCactagttttattttcattgacCACTCTGAGCAGTTTAAAAGTAACATTGCTAGTTATTGATCAGCTAGtaatgaaatattctgaaattcCAATAGAATCGTCTTAATATTAAACCATCTTTTGAATACCCCCATGTTACTAGCCTCTGATTATTTCAGTTAATGAAAGAGCTTTACACATCAACAAAGGATGGATGACAGTCAACATTTTAGAGAAAGAATGCTAAGACTTTATTCCTTAACTAGACTGATGTCAAAAACGTGGACAGCAGacaaaagttggaaaagatttttcaggtatttttttcaCACCATCAGTTATGACTGTTAAGTGTTATTCTAGCCTTCATTCCTCAGTATCACACAGGAAATATCATTTAACAAGTTGGTGAACTGTGTTCTAATCCTGAGGTCTTTATTACCACAGCCAGCATCTGtccattagaaaataaaacacttcaaaaGTAGCATGCCTAAATGAACGTATAAGTTAAGCTGGTGCTTCTTTATTGTGTgtgaataataaagaaaaaaacctactCACTTACAAGGCATAATAAATCCCTGTTAGCATTTGCACCATGAATTCAGATGAAACTGGAATCCTGCTGTTTACTCCCTTATACTTTCTGACTTGTTGGCGAGGATATCCGCAGACACAAATTCTAgagaaataatgcatttgtCACTAGTAAATAATGAAGAACCACCTTTGTATAGAACATGACTGAACTAGATGTTTGGTGTGTGCTTTAACAACAGTAGACCCAAGGACAGTGTCCATCAACAACTGAGTGCTAAAGCGGATTCTTTCTCAGTATGGAAGAAGGCTATGCCCTCTACTGGCAGCGTTCAAATCCTTCAAAATAGAGATACCCTAGATGGTAACGTTACATTTATACCACAGTTGAACACTGAAAACTGCCATtaaaaaagtatgaaaaaagcacaaaaatttCAAGCAGAGACTAGAAcagtcacattaaaaaaaaatcattctaaaCTCCAGTAGAAGTCAGCATTTGAATTTAATTCTGATCCAAATTTCACATCAGCTTTTGTAGTCAAAAGATTCTGGAAATCAAAGATATTGTGTAGTTAAATATTCAACTTATTAACTATTACTTCCAGACTTAAGGAATGACCTCCTATGACATTAATcaaagaatttccttctttaTAGCACAGAAAGTTTCCATTACAAAAAGATTCGATTCTTCAGCTTCATTACTACCAGAGAGCTCCTAAAACACTTCTTTAAAACTCATTTATGGCCCCCAGCAAAAAACAGATTAAGGTTGTATTGCTTCTTAACGTTCAAATTACAGCTGTAACAGAGCTTTcaggactcttttttttttttttaaatgaataacaACTTTGCCACTAACTTACTacgctttttttcttctctattctgCAATGCATCTTCTGCTAAGACTaattcaaaacagaacaaaacaagaaaaaacaagcaCCCAttactcatttgtttttctggatgtttctgtttgtttacttgTATGAAGAATCTAGAACCTCAGAGCTACTAGTGGTAAACAGCTGCTCTGGGTCTCCTCGGTTGCCTGGGTTAACAAGAATGCTCTAATTTCCTTGATTCAATGTCAGCTTCCAAAATGCCAGAGAGACAAGTTCACTAGTagttctttctctttaaaaagaaagaaataaaaaagatgaatgcctcagctttgtctttttagttgtttttaCACCAGATTTAGGGAATATCCAAAACATCTGTAGGAATGAGCATATTTCTAGTTTTAGTAATCATTACATTTTCAATTGAGTTTCAACTTCCACACCATTGAAATGCTTAGTAAGCATGCAGTGCAAAGTTAACCAagattttagaaaacatttctgaattatttcgATAAAACACCTAGAACTATTTCAATAAAAACATAATTCCTTGGATTTGACTTCTTCCTCCAGTTTACAGTAGTGCTTATAAACCAGGTCATTGCTTCTCCAATTCTGAGATCTCAGTCCGCAGTTAATTAAGAGATACTTTAAGATAAGCAATGCAGCtataaatactttaaaaaaaaaatcaagtttacAAGCAACTTTTGGGAATGAAAGGACTTTTTTCGTTACTGTTTGCTAAGTTCAAACAAATTACATTTCAACTTGATAACATTTCAAGTATAATCAGCCTACAGAAGTTACCTTGAGCAAATTTGACACAATGACTGAAGAGAAATTGCAGGCATGTAGCTTAAGGCAGCATTgtagcagagcagaaggaaagtcAACACTTCAAACCTGGAGtttacagaaaacagcagattATATTACCAATTTTAtgggtttttttaaacaagtaaaACTGTTTTACAGAGAAATTTGCAAGGGTTATTTGAACAAACTTTTAattcaataaaattatttatcaaCGACTTGGGATGGCaagcctttcctttttcctatgCATCCTCCATATAAATTTAATACACGTAGAAAAACAAAcgaaaggaaaaacagcacaCACTCATGCACCTTCTGTCTATAATTATTAAAAACTCTTAGAAGATTCTTAAATGATTATCAAGATAAATCCTATTATACAATTTCACCTGTTCTGTGCTGTCAACATCTCCCTCTGAGGATGAGGTCCACTGTACACAACCCTGGACAAACCATGCTGGGACAAAGCTCCTTCAGTAAGAGCCATGGAGCcaatactggaaggctacagggggggaaaataaagaaaaaattaaaacacatcCAACCTGAAGTCTTGCTACAATGCAAGTAAAAATAGCCAAGAGATCAGCATCATCATATTTCTACATCAATTTATCTGAACACCTTAGACTTAAGAAATCACTTAACAGCAGGTAAAATATAAGGtttcagaacaggaaaaaatacagttggTACATGCATATCACTGAGTTATGACTACTGAGTCTTCAGGCCCCAAAGACCAGTTAGCAGCAATGAGTAGACTGAGAAACGTGTTACTAGGTCATGCAAAATGCAAGGACTAATTTTCACTTTCATTCTTCACGCACAGACCCCAAAATCACACTGCCTTTCACCATCAGTGACAACTTTATGCTGTAAGTGTCACTTACTTCATGATATACTGAAGGTTTGGACAAAGATGGAATAGTGAAACTCAGCACTTTGCTGTGTCCCTCTTTGTCAACTATCTcctgaaaaagacagaagacaaCAAGACACCAAGGGTTACACTGTTCTACAGAAACCAGACAGAAGATACCTTCCTGCAGTATATCACTGGAGTAGAACATTGGCAGGCTTCTCACATCTGTAAGTTAGCAGAAAGCTAATGAGTTaggcaaagaaacaacaaaaaggacCAAATATCACAGAAGAGCACTGAAATACTCTGGATCAAAACCTTCAGCAACAACTCCTGAAGCAGACCTAACCAAAACCACACAGCCtctaattttaaatttcagcaGCAAATTTTACTTATCCAAAGGCAGAGATTAGAAAGGAGTTTCAGTAAAGCATCTCTTAGCACAGACTAATTGCATTTTGCCTGTAACAGCTAAAATATGATGCTTTTCAATGTTCCCTCagaattctgcttttcaaagaaTTAATTTAACAGCAAACAGTatattttcatgcaaaatatacaaaaaagtCAAGGTTATTACAAAATGaaagacttttattttctcaagagTGAGCAATCTGTTCAACCATCAAGTACTAAGAATTTGTTGAAAGTGCCTTTATGCATGATCTCTAGTCAAGATGGCCAGAATACCACAGAAAGCACAGGCAACAACTTCAAATGTAGCACCTACAAAGGCTCTCCAGcaaaatgcaaatttaattGCCATACCAAGAATTAATGAAAGCAAGAACTGAAGAGGAATCCTTTTCAAGTTCACATTGCAGATTTCCAACTTTAACATaaatttaaagagagaaaagtacGACACTCAATcacttgttttcagttctgaaataaaagaGCTTATCCTTTCTCCATAGACACTTTACAGTATCCCCTTAAAAGAACACTAATATTTTTAGGCCTGAATAATTAGGTGTAAATACAAACCAAGTTATACACTCCTAGAAGAAGGGCTTCTATACATCCACTGCTCTGCAAATCTCTGCTGGCTGAGACAGCAAGGTAGCACCACATCAGTTCAGGCAGAAACTGCAGTGTGAATCGTAGTAATTGCTTCTCACCACTGCGATAGAACTCAAAGAGCTGATGGCAGACGGGCTCCAGAAGCTGAAATTACAATGAGGTTACAATTGTTAATGAgtaaaaaaattacaagaaacTGCAACTTTGTGTAGAAATATAATCACTCAGCAGGGGAAAAGCTGATAGATGTTCCACTGTAGCTACCTGGGAGTGATCAGCCTGCTAACTACCCAGGTAGATGTACAGTGTTAACTATGTGTCACTACATGGAGGTAAAGACTGTCCACAACAGCAGATGCTTTCAAAGTGAGCAGAACTGGATGCTGAGGCCTCCAAAAGTCCAAAACGCTTTTTGACAGCAAACATGGCAAATTGCTCATAAGAATTTGCAACTGTTAGAGGATTTGTTCTCTACGTTCCTCAAAATGCCCCTAAAAAAATGGAattgggttaaaaaaaaagatgtttaacTAAACATTGTAACTCAAGTGTTTTTAAGCAGTAACAAATAGCAGAAACTACTCCTTTAAAAGAACTAGGTAGTAGCTGCACTTGTACTTGCAAATTTTACAAACTGAAATCTTAGAGTCCAGCTTTTTAGAATTCAATTCCTCAACCTCAGCTAGTATATTAAAAATCATTACACAAAATGTGACATTCTCCAACTGCAAATCTCAAAAGACTGGATTTAAATGCAACACATCTGAAGGATTAGTtttactgctttgtttcttaCCTCGGAGGCTTAACATCTCTCAATGGTTCATTTATATGACTCACAGAAACAGACTCTAAATTAATTTCAATAGCAGGAACATTAAGGATAGTAATAGATTGAAATGTGTTCCTACACAAAAATCCCCAGAAGTTTCAACCTGAAAGTGACAGAATGAAAATCAAACAGGCTAGTCTCTAAAATGCATATCTAAGACACTGTAATCATGAGAATTGCCACTGCACTTCAGAAAGGAAGGTACTATCCAGCATCTTCCTGAAAATTCTTAAAGATTGTGATACATGTACAGACATGTACAGATATAAAGTACAGATATGTACTTTATTGTCAGTAACATGCAGATCTTGTTTTCCATTCAGTTTAGCTCAGAAAACTGTGAAAACCTAAGGCAAAAAAAGCATACCAAGTTCAACTAGTCTCTTCCCAAAGCTGGTTAGCAAAGATCCTTTAGAAGACTTTACCAGCACAAGCGCTTTCCATCTTCAGCTTACATGTTTCACAAAATTTGCATGCTTCCTTTAATGAAGTATCAGTTCAGAATGATGTGCTTGAACTTTAGAAGGCACAGAAATAGCTCTGACAGGTATCCACGTTCACATCGTTATCTCAGCTGAGACAGCTTTGTATCAGCACATTTCAATGCGTAATCAGTACAAAAACAGATATTCTTCCTTGAAATGCCACCACATGCTAAAAGCTAATATCAAAACACACGAGTTGTTGCTGTTCCAAGATAATGTTTTCACACTAAACCAGTTCTAAAAAGTATGAAAACTTCTAATGCTGGAACAGAAGAACACTGAACTAATTTAATCCCTCCTCCTTTGAAGTTGTATCCAGACACATTGGACATTTCAATTCACTATTTCAAATGCTTATATTTCCTAAAGCAAATACCTGAATGGCTGCTATCTGAAAGGACAGCAGTACAGCTCTAGGAACACAATAAACAATCTCAAATTTGTGAAGAAACAaagtgtttcagaagaaaagcttgcCACTGAATTTCTCGAGTGTCTGCTCAGTTAAAAGTCCTTTAAATCTTCACATCTACTGAAGACTCTTCTACTGAATTGTATTTTCCATACCAGTGGGCCAGTAACTTCAAAATAACCAACAAAGCCTTTGCTAATAAAGCTACAATGAAACTGCTATTTCTTGGTACAGCAAACACAAGTAGTTCATTTCTCTCACCAAATggtatattttcagaaatgcaaacaaggtatatgaaaagcaaacatacaATGTAGGTAATAACtctcaaaaacagaaagaagttgCTTACTTTTTTAAATTGCTAGTTTAGAAGTATTTCCTCTATGTGGAAAGCTCCAGGTACCCCATTCCACAAAGTTTCAGGCAGTAAGAATAgcacaaataaaaattttagGAGCACTGTCAGCACTGGCATTTCAATTTCAAGATTCAGTTAACAGGGGAATCTTCAATACTTAGCCCCTCTCAAAATTATCTTTTTGAGCAGGATTTTCATGGCTTAGCAACCATCTTGCAAAAGCCCATGACAAAAGTAGAGATAGCCATCAGTAGTAATAAATTACAGAACATGAAAGTATCAGTTTGGCTATCAACAGGGAGACTCATCGCAGTAATTTACAGATTGATATGCATTCTGAAGATCAGGCAAGCTTGACTCAGTATTTGGAATGACTCAGAATGCTTTcctgagcagcacagaaaaatgaaatgacatttcttctctgctgtacAACCTGTATTTCTGTACCAGCACCCTCTCTAAAAATGTACGAACACTGGAAGCATTTTACCCTCTGCCCACAGTTGGCATTATCTCAACTTTGGAGAGGCTCCTTATGCTGCACCTTTTCCAGAAGAGGCATAAGGATTCCATGTAGTTTCAAAAATAATACACAAAGGTTTGTTGGATGGTAGAGAGTGTGACCAGGATACAACTAACACCAGTTCAGGATGTTCTGTTCTCATCTAGACATTTCAAGAGAAGCACAGTCATGGTGCATGAACCATTCTTTACATGGGCACAGTGCAAATCTGCCCCATTCCATCTCAAAATTTCTAAGGAAGAGACAGATCAGTGCTGAAGTGATGGAAGAAAGGCATAAAACCCTAAATAATCCAAAGCAATAATATGAAAGGAATGCAAAACTACCTAGCATTTATCTCTTGTCATATAAACAGACAAGCTTCTGGTAGCTACAGATTCACATTCAAGTTATGGTGAatcacaaaaataattcagtcaAACATCTTTTCAATTCCTTAAcatatttctcatttccataCACAGATCCTATTACGATCTACAAGATCAGTTACAATCAGCAAGTAAGAAACAAATCTACAGATAGTTTCCATAGTACTACATTCTTGCTAAGAACACATTccaataaaattaaaaggaaaacattgtGATGAAGATTCTTCATATAGTTCACATAGTTAGAACAGAATTAACTATTTCACAGCATGCAAGGTTTTACTCTATTCTGCTGGTTTACATCAGACATTATGAGATACACAACACACTCACTTCACTTTGTGGCTCCTGAATTACTCTGTAAAGAGATGAAATCAGAGCACTCTTGTCTTTCAGGTTTGTAGCATAGCTGGATATGGATGCTTCTGGCAGCGTCTGAAAAATACatagatatttattttacttactaGAAAAATAAGGTTTAATCACTGAAGTGTAGCAGCTATTTCAACAACTGTTTTCCATTAGAGGTTACTATTTATCAGAGATTACAGTGAACTAAAACTTGTTTCATAAGGAAATCCTTGCTATAGAAATCATCATTTTTCACAGCAGCAAAGTTGCCAGAAGACACATAGCACTATCATTTAGCAGACAGCTTCTTTAAGAGATTAATGACATTCCATGAGAAatggttaaaagaaaaaggggagTTTCAGAAGTGCAGTGCCACTGAAAATACATAATGTtctgaaaccagaaaaaaactgcactgcacttccCACTCTTTGCTGGTGTCAGCGACAACACAAGCCCACTGTGAAATTTAAATACTGTGAAAGCTCACTGTTTGCAGACCTGTGCTTTGCTGTCAAGACTGACAGTACACAGGTTGTAAATATTATTACAGGATACATTATTACCTGAAAGAACATAAACTCAGGCTGACATGAACAGCTATCCTTTAATATAAATGGGTTTCCTTACAGTACTTAAGAGGTTAAAAAGCTAATCTCTTTGACAATCCTTCGGAAGCTGTACATCTAAACTTATTATTCATAGCTCCTACAGTACTACTTTTCTGCAGTCCTTCAAAGGAAATCATATTCCATTATAAAGACAGGAAAACAGAGTGTATCTAATTAGACCAGGACAAAAATATGTACTCAAATAAGCCCCAGCCCATACTCAGACCAGCAAGATAACACCACACTGTCAATATCAGGaggagaaacaaagaacagaacaaaaagccAGTACCaaagtttgaaaagaaatcCAGCAGGATTTCACAAATGCCAGCTAGCAGTTTCTGGGGTTGAGCCTGTGAGTGTGCATCCAACATTCAATTTCTGTTATAAAAAGTTTCCAGTTATTCAGTAGCAGGATTACTGAACACCATGCTGAGGACTCACAGGACATTTCAACAACAGCAAGAGCCATCCCAGGAGTTACTCAAGACAAAGTCTAACACAAAGAAATAAGGCTGATCTAGAATCTACTTGGGTCCAAAATGGAGGtatgctgcattttcttctagTCACGACATTCTTAATGTCTTTAATTTCAGCATCTTACTGATAACACATACAGCAGGTGAATCTTCTAGTCAGGGTGTTTCAAGAACACAGTTTGACCACAATTAGGTATGGTTTAGTAAACTAGGGTTATAATCCTaagcttttctttccagtgattAAGCTTGCAAAAGTATTGTGCTCTGTTGCAAAGCATATGTTACCAAAGATATGTTCCACTTTTTGGTTGTTAGCAGACCAGAGTGCAACTTAATAAAAGGGAGCCGTATGATTCATGCCTCTCTGAAGGTAGGGACCATTAGCTGTGCCACAAAATTCCTATCAAGTTTCtaaacagaaaacactgaatcAGAATGCTGTAAGAAAGATGCTACTTCCACTCGCAATGTTCTTTCAGGTTACATAAACAACATTTACACACTGATAAAGTGCTGGGCAAGCTTGACAAACTTGTTCTGAAGTAACAGAAAATCTTGGCTTCATAACAAAGATACAGATAAGTTAGTTTTAAGGAAACCAGTGTTTCTATCTGCTGTTGCGTTTGCCAGATAAAGGCCTGAGGACATAGAAAACTGACAGTTCTTTACTTCAAAGTTGTCTCTACTGCTGGTAGAGTGAACACTGTGGAAGTAAacaacactgaaggaaaaaaaaaattgtggctTTACTTGTTAAAcccaaacattttttcctgtggtAAAGACGGACAGAGATAATGCAAGATATCCACTTCCTGCTGTCAGATCTTCCATTCCATAGCATTTGCCCCTCTCAGAGTCAGAACTGACCTCACATACTGGCAGCACAATGGCTGAGGAATGCCATCTGCAAGGAACAGACCTGGACATCTGACTGTAAATAAGTgctctgaatggaaaaaataagcaatcaGAACCACAGCACATACTGGAAGTTCAGCAAGTTCAACAGGTAAAGTGATCAGCAGCTATCACAGCAACTATCACACAGCACTGAATTCTAATAATAGAACAAAGGTACACCAGAAAGAAGGAGCATGAAAAACTCACTCATGTAGTCCATAAAAAGgtaaatgagaggaaaaaattgaAAGCCTGAGATTTGGGGTACAACATTGTAGCCTGCAGTACATTTTTGGCCATAGACCACTGAAGATTATTTCTTGGCTCATGAAGCAGGCAATCCCAAagaagacaatgaaaaaaagACATCTTTCAAGTTGATAGTTGTATACATCAGATTACCTTAAAATCCAAGGTTGCTaatcatcttcattttctacaGCAGTCACACACTCTTGCATACCactccagcagcactcagatACCACTGGTTAACTATCTGGTGGTGTATTATTATTACCTTGAACTCCGATAACCACTCCTCCACAAGCCCAGTATCCACAGCTAACATCTTCCAACATCCGTTCCAAACTCTTCAGCCTGAAAGAATATGCAAACAGTTTGTAAGAACTGTGCAATCACTGCATTAAGTACATGATTAGATTAAGTTCCTGCGAATATTTTAAGAATCTTATCGTGCTTTTACTCATTAACATTTCACATGCTGACATACTTTGAACTTTTATTCCACTTTGCTTTTGCGAGCTGCTGGAAGCATTAAGCATGAGTCGTCATATACAGCAGTTTAATAAATTCCAAATACTTAGTGTGTGGGAAGCTTAACAAGTCAAACATTTGCAGAAGGGGcattttggaaacagaaaatattaccttctcaatttctatttatttttcagcttacagaaagagagaaaattatatGAACTCACTGAATAGAAATTACTGTCCAAGCTTTTTCTAGACAACTGCTTTCTTAACTTGGAGGACACTGAAAGAATGATGAAAACCTTTCAATCCACTTCTATCACCACAGCTGAAAGACAAGACAACGAGCCCGCAGCTTCAGCATGAAGCCCAAGGTAGAATTCCTTGCCTAATTCCTCAGTCAGAGCAAGACCAGCGGTACTCAGATGAAGACAAAAGATGCAGAGTGGCTTTTGAAACTCATCccttattttccttaatttatGTAAAAAACATCTTACAACAACTGCTCTTTGGAACAGTTTGTTCTGAAGCTAAAGGCAGCATACCATTAAGATAAAAAACTACTAGAAGCTAAAAGCATGCTATGGAGGGTGCTCTAGGCATATGTACATTATTCTACATTAACTTACCAAATTGAGATCATGTATTTCAAACGATGACAAACGCTCATCTCAGGAGAAAATTAACATTTACTCAAAGAAACATTCAGACATGAGATACCTTATCAGACTCTTCCAGTTTAAATTAAGTTCTGATATCCAAGTATGGGCGTATATGAGAAGTTACAAACAAGGAAAGAGGGGAAGAATTGTCTcataacataaataaatgtCAAGAATCTAAGAATTAAGACAAGAACCAGGCATGATAATGGTGAGAGCTATAGGGCTATAAGGCCTccagaaaaaggaggaaaaagttgCTTAAGAGAGGTTTCACTTAAACAGAGAAGTACTGAAATCTTTTAAGGTTTGTAAGAGAATAACCATCCAACATGCACTGCAAAAGCAGTGAGACTGGGCAGGCTATCTAGAAACTTCTTGCATCACATTCGTACAAAACAACAGCATAGCACAGATTATGccaaaggaaagggagaaggcaAGGAGGGGAACAGATAACCAGCTTAATCATTAGTTGAAGTCACAAGTTCTTAACGATCTAAAATTCAATAAAGAGGCACAATGAAAATGAGATCCATTTTAAATGACCATGAGGTGCAGCTATCATCTTTATGAACCCGCATTAGAAAGACCCAATGCATACCACAAAACCCACTAAGAACACAGttccttccttctctcattcagagaagaaactcttctggaagaaaacataagaaaagt encodes the following:
- the FAM126A gene encoding hyccin isoform X1; translation: MLAVDTGLVEEWLSEFKTLPEASISSYATNLKDKSALISSLYRVIQEPQSELLEPVCHQLFEFYRSGEKQLLRFTLQFLPELMWCYLAVSASRDLQSSGCIEALLLGVYNLEIVDKEGHSKVLSFTIPSLSKPSVYHEPSSIGSMALTEGALSQHGLSRVVYSGPHPQREMLTAQNRFEVLTFLLLCYNAALSYMPAISLQSLCQICSRICVCGYPRQQVRKYKGVNSRIPVSSEFMVQMLTGIYYAFYNGEWDLARKAMDDILYRAQLELYPEPLLVANAIKASLPQGAMKSSKEGTKCIQVEITPTSSRISRNAVTSMSIRGHRWKRHGNTDLGIEEELIEVSETDEGFYSRAASSTSQSALSNSSNTSSKNLLGKSQRRSGGSKAAGREKEGETCREHLSRKQTQRALSENLELVSLKRLTLTTSQSLPKPGSHSLARTTTTVFSKSFEQVSGVTVVNNRGGVSGTEANRFSACSLQEEKLIYGTERTDLPVLSKQPNQQRPPSISITLSTD
- the FAM126A gene encoding hyccin isoform X3, which encodes MLAVDTGLVEEWLSEFKTLPEASISSYATNLKDKSALISSLYRVIQEPQSELLEPVCHQLFEFYRSGEKQLLRFTLQFLPELMWCYLAVSASRDLQSSGCIEALLLGVYNLEIVDKEGHSKVLSFTIPSLSKPSVYHEPSSIGSMALTEGALSQHGLSRVVYSGPHPQREMLTAQNRFEVLTFLLLCYNAALSYMPAISLQSLCQICSRICVCGYPRQQVRKYKGVNSRIPVSSEFMVQMLTGIYYAFYNGEWDLARKAMDDILYRAQLELYPEPLLVANAIKASLPQGAMKSSKEGTKCIQVEITPTSSRISRNAVTSMSIRGHRWKRHEQAENGNDATEIGNFIIPEISVTNVSGEKTGNGEKSRALAENDAQHIQGVQETATDPRTDSKCMPEIRRQKSEIQI
- the FAM126A gene encoding hyccin isoform X2, which codes for MLAVDTGLVEEWLSEFKTLPEASISSYATNLKDKSALISSLYRVIQEPQSELLEPVCHQLFEFYRSGEKQLLRFTLQFLPELMWCYLAVSASRDLQSSGCIEALLLGVYNLEIVDKEGHSKVLSFTIPSLSKPSVYHEPSSIGSMALTEGALSQHGLSRVVYSGPHPQREMLTAQNRFEVLTFLLLCYNAALSYMPAISLQSLCQICSRICVCGYPRQQVRKYKGVNSRIPVSSEFMVQMLTGIYYAFYNGEWDLARKAMDDILYRAQLELYPEPLLVANAIKASLPQGAMKSSKEGTKCIQVEITPTSSRISRNAVTSMSIRGHRWKRHEQAENGNDATEIGNFIIPEISVTNVSGEKTGNGEKSRALAENDAQHIQGVQETATDPRTDSKCMPEIRRQKSVRKMMEDGINSSGRVQF
- the FAM126A gene encoding hyccin isoform X4, which codes for MLAVDTGLVEEWLSEFKTLPEASISSYATNLKDKSALISSLYRVIQEPQSELLEPVCHQLFEFYRSGEKQLLRFTLQFLPELMWCYLAVSASRDLQSSGCIEALLLGVYNLEIVDKEGHSKVLSFTIPSLSKPSVYHEPSSIGSMALTEGALSQHGLSRVVYSGPHPQREMLTAQNRFEVLTFLLLCYNAALSYMPAISLQSLCQICSRICVCGYPRQQVRKYKGVNSRIPVSSEFMVQMLTGIYYAFYNGEWDLARKAMDDILYRAQLELYPEPLLVANAIKASLPQGAMKSSKEGTKCIQVEITPTSSRISRNAVTSMSIRGHRWKRHDSGGGRAAEQGIKTSSDLLCCVCNSDEREESV